From a single Bacillus pseudomycoides DSM 12442 genomic region:
- a CDS encoding multidrug effflux MFS transporter, whose amino-acid sequence MILVLGTLTAIGPLSIDMYLPSLPKLTDDLQTNASLAQLTLTACLLGLSVGQLFVGSISDIYGRRKPLIIALIIYVTSSLLCAVAPSIWSLVLLRFLQGASGSAGIVISRAMVRDMYAGSEMTKFFSLLMLVNGAAPILAPIIGGQLLQFTSWRGVFIVLGVISVFMLVSAIFVLRETLPLEERETGGLAGTLAIYGNLLKDRLFMGYALSQGLVSAAMFAYISGSPFVLQNIYGASPQAFSLFFAINGIGIIIASQITGRLAGKVNETTLFVMGVGIAAVGGLSLLLMIVLGAGLIGVLCSLFLVVSSVGVVSATGFSLAMRNQKQAAGTASALLGLLQFISGALVAPLVGIGGSNTALPMGIVIALCEVGAVLCYIFMAKRSERQFVLREKQDIEA is encoded by the coding sequence ATGATTCTTGTATTAGGGACACTCACAGCAATTGGGCCATTGTCCATTGATATGTACTTGCCCTCGTTACCAAAATTAACGGATGATTTACAAACGAATGCTTCTCTTGCTCAGCTTACTTTAACAGCTTGCTTACTAGGGCTTTCGGTTGGACAATTATTTGTTGGTTCAATTAGTGATATTTATGGACGGCGCAAACCGCTTATTATTGCTCTTATTATCTATGTTACATCTTCTTTATTGTGTGCCGTTGCACCATCTATTTGGAGTTTAGTTCTTTTACGTTTCTTACAAGGAGCTTCAGGCTCAGCAGGTATTGTTATATCACGTGCTATGGTACGTGATATGTACGCAGGTTCGGAGATGACAAAGTTTTTCTCACTGCTTATGTTAGTAAACGGAGCAGCGCCTATTTTGGCTCCGATTATTGGAGGACAATTGTTACAGTTTACATCATGGCGCGGGGTCTTTATCGTTCTTGGAGTGATAAGTGTATTTATGTTAGTATCCGCTATTTTTGTATTGCGTGAGACATTGCCTCTTGAGGAGAGAGAAACAGGTGGTTTAGCAGGAACATTAGCGATATATGGGAATTTGCTGAAAGATCGCTTATTTATGGGGTATGCTTTGTCGCAAGGCTTAGTGTCAGCAGCAATGTTTGCTTATATTTCGGGCTCTCCATTTGTGTTGCAAAATATATACGGGGCATCACCGCAAGCATTTAGTTTATTCTTTGCGATTAATGGTATTGGGATTATTATTGCTAGCCAAATTACTGGACGTTTAGCGGGGAAAGTAAATGAGACAACATTATTTGTAATGGGCGTCGGAATTGCAGCTGTTGGTGGTCTTTCTTTACTTCTTATGATTGTACTAGGAGCAGGGTTGATTGGTGTTTTATGTTCGTTATTTCTTGTTGTATCAAGTGTTGGGGTTGTATCGGCAACAGGTTTTTCACTAGCAATGAGAAATCAAAAACAAGCTGCAGGAACAGCATCAGCTTTACTTGGTCTACTACAGTTCATTTCTGGAGCGCTTGTTGCGCCTTTAGTTGGGATTGGAGGTAGTAACACAGCACTTCCTATGGGAATTGTGATTGCCCTATGTGAAGTGGGAGCGGTTTTATGTTATATCTTTATGGCAAAGCGCAGTGAAAGACAGTTTGTACTTCGGGAAAAGCAGGATATAGAGGCATAA
- the rlmB gene encoding 23S rRNA (guanosine(2251)-2'-O)-methyltransferase RlmB, with amino-acid sequence MSSEYIIGRNPVIEALRSGRDINKIWIAEGAAKGQVQIVLALAKENKIILQHAPKKKLDQLVEGNHQGVIAQVAAYQYAELEDLFEVAAKRNEDPFFLILDEIEDPHNLGSIMRTADATGAHGIIIPKRRAVGLTASVAKASTGAIEYIPVARVTNLSRTIDELKERGLWIAGTDAKGKTDYRNLDGNMPIGLVIGSEGKGMSRIIGEKCDFLIHLPMVGKVTSLNASVAASLLMYEVYRKRHQIGE; translated from the coding sequence ATGAGTAGTGAATACATTATCGGTCGTAACCCTGTAATTGAAGCGTTACGATCAGGGCGAGATATTAATAAGATTTGGATTGCAGAAGGTGCTGCCAAGGGACAAGTGCAAATTGTATTAGCGTTAGCGAAAGAGAATAAAATTATTTTACAGCATGCACCAAAGAAAAAATTAGATCAGCTTGTTGAAGGAAATCATCAAGGGGTGATTGCGCAAGTTGCGGCATATCAGTATGCGGAATTAGAAGATTTATTTGAGGTAGCTGCTAAGCGTAACGAAGATCCGTTCTTCTTAATTCTTGATGAAATTGAAGACCCACATAACCTAGGATCTATTATGCGTACAGCAGATGCAACGGGAGCGCATGGGATTATTATTCCAAAGCGCCGAGCAGTTGGATTAACGGCATCGGTTGCAAAGGCTTCAACAGGAGCAATTGAATACATTCCAGTTGCTCGTGTGACAAATTTATCACGAACAATTGATGAGTTAAAGGAACGTGGTCTTTGGATTGCGGGCACAGATGCAAAAGGGAAAACAGATTATCGCAACTTAGATGGCAATATGCCGATTGGGTTAGTAATTGGTAGTGAAGGGAAAGGTATGAGCCGTATTATTGGTGAAAAGTGTGATTTCCTTATTCATTTACCGATGGTTGGTAAAGTTACATCCTTAAATGCTTCAGTAGCTGCTAGTCTGCTAATGTACGAGGTATATCGCAAACGTCACCAAATTGGTGAGTAA
- a CDS encoding RNA polymerase sporulation sigma factor SigH, giving the protein METGFVSTNNVTFRDLEDEAIVELVRKGNIDALEYLIHKYKNFVRAKSRSYFLVGADREDIVQEGMIGLFKAIRDYKEDKLSSFKAFAELCITRQIITAIKTATRQKHIPLNSYVSLDKPIYDEESDRTLLDVISEAKVTDPEEMIISQEEYTDIELKISELLSDLERKVLSLYLDGRSYQEISEQLNRHVKSIDNALQRVKRKLERYMEMRENTTLNS; this is encoded by the coding sequence GTGGAAACAGGCTTCGTAAGTACCAACAACGTTACGTTTCGCGATTTAGAGGATGAGGCAATAGTTGAGTTAGTTCGAAAAGGTAATATTGATGCTCTTGAATATTTAATTCACAAGTACAAGAACTTTGTTCGCGCAAAATCAAGATCGTATTTTTTAGTAGGTGCCGATCGGGAAGATATTGTTCAAGAAGGTATGATTGGATTGTTTAAAGCTATTCGTGATTATAAAGAGGACAAGCTCTCTTCTTTTAAAGCATTTGCTGAATTATGTATTACTCGTCAAATTATTACTGCTATTAAGACAGCAACGAGACAAAAACATATTCCTTTAAATTCATATGTTTCTTTAGACAAACCGATTTACGATGAGGAATCTGATCGTACGCTATTAGATGTTATTTCAGAAGCAAAGGTAACTGATCCTGAAGAGATGATTATTAGCCAGGAAGAATATACCGACATAGAACTAAAAATATCTGAATTATTAAGCGATTTAGAAAGGAAAGTCCTTTCTTTATACTTAGATGGTCGCTCTTATCAAGAAATCTCAGAACAGCTAAATAGACACGTAAAGTCTATTGATAACGCCCTGCAGCGTGTGAAAAGAAAACTTGAACGATATATGGAAATGAGAGAAAATACAACTTTAAACTCATAG
- a CDS encoding NYN domain-containing protein, with protein MDDILIVDGYNVIGAWRDLKKLRDVDLQASRDALIDKMADYQGYTGTRVMIVFDAYTVQGIEKKMKQSRVEVIFTRRNQTADEKIEQLAIELRNINTQIYVATSDYTEQWVIFAQGALRKSARELEIEVQAVEQQVRHQTREVKDKQPAMRTIFSKDITEKLEKLRRGER; from the coding sequence ATGGACGATATTTTAATCGTTGACGGTTATAACGTTATTGGGGCTTGGAGAGACTTGAAAAAATTGAGGGATGTAGACTTACAGGCATCAAGGGACGCGCTAATTGATAAGATGGCGGATTATCAGGGGTATACAGGAACAAGAGTAATGATTGTATTTGATGCTTATACAGTTCAAGGTATTGAGAAGAAGATGAAGCAATCGCGTGTTGAAGTTATTTTCACAAGGAGAAATCAAACTGCTGATGAAAAAATTGAACAGCTCGCGATTGAGCTTCGTAACATTAATACACAAATTTATGTTGCAACTTCCGATTATACAGAACAGTGGGTTATTTTTGCGCAAGGAGCACTTAGGAAATCAGCCCGTGAACTAGAGATAGAAGTACAGGCGGTGGAACAACAAGTGCGCCATCAAACGCGAGAGGTAAAAGATAAACAACCAGCTATGCGAACGATATTTAGCAAAGATATTACAGAAAAGTTAGAAAAATTAAGGCGAGGAGAGCGTTGA
- the cysS gene encoding cysteine--tRNA ligase: MTIHIYNTLTRQKEEFVPLEENKVKMYVCGPTVYNYIHIGNARPPMVFDTVRRYLEYKGYDVQYVSNFTDVDDKLIKAANELGEDVPTIADRFVEAYFEDVTALGCKHATVHPRVTENMDIIIEFIEELVKKGYAYESEGDVYYKTKEFEGYGKLSHQPIADLRHGARIEVGEKKQDPLDFALWKAAKEGEIFWESPWGKGRPGWHIECSAMARKYLGDTIDIHAGGQDLAFPHHENEIAQSEALTGKTFARYWMHNGYININNEKMSKSLGNFILVHDIIKQYNPQLIRFFMLSVHYRHPINFSEELLQNTNNGLERIKTAYGNLKHRMESSTDLTDHNEKWLAEMKKFQVAFEAAMDDDFNTANAVTELYNLANHANQYLLEEHTSKAVLEAYVKQFETLFGILGLELTKEELLDEEIEVLIQKRIEARKNRDFALSDQIRDDLKERNIILEDTAQGTRWKRG, encoded by the coding sequence ATGACTATTCACATTTATAATACGTTAACGCGTCAGAAAGAGGAGTTTGTTCCTTTAGAAGAAAATAAAGTGAAGATGTATGTATGCGGGCCGACAGTATACAACTATATTCATATTGGAAATGCAAGACCGCCTATGGTATTTGATACAGTGCGTCGCTACTTAGAATATAAAGGGTATGATGTACAATATGTTTCTAATTTTACGGATGTAGATGATAAATTAATTAAAGCAGCAAATGAGCTAGGAGAGGACGTTCCAACAATTGCAGATCGCTTTGTTGAAGCGTATTTTGAAGATGTAACTGCATTAGGTTGCAAGCACGCTACAGTTCACCCTCGTGTAACAGAAAATATGGATATCATTATTGAGTTTATTGAGGAACTTGTGAAAAAAGGATATGCATATGAATCAGAAGGAGATGTTTATTACAAAACGAAAGAATTTGAAGGCTACGGCAAATTGTCTCATCAACCAATTGCAGATTTGCGTCATGGTGCACGTATTGAAGTTGGAGAAAAGAAACAAGATCCACTTGACTTTGCATTATGGAAAGCTGCGAAAGAAGGAGAGATCTTCTGGGAGAGCCCTTGGGGGAAAGGTCGTCCGGGATGGCATATTGAATGCTCTGCAATGGCACGGAAATATTTGGGAGATACAATCGATATTCACGCTGGTGGTCAAGATTTAGCGTTCCCACATCATGAAAATGAGATTGCACAATCAGAAGCTTTGACTGGAAAAACATTTGCACGTTACTGGATGCATAATGGATATATTAATATTAACAATGAAAAAATGTCTAAATCATTAGGGAACTTCATTTTAGTTCACGATATTATTAAGCAATATAATCCGCAATTAATTCGCTTCTTTATGCTATCGGTTCACTATCGTCACCCAATTAACTTTAGTGAAGAATTATTACAGAATACGAATAATGGGTTAGAGCGTATTAAAACGGCATACGGTAATTTAAAACATCGCATGGAAAGCAGTACGGATTTAACGGATCATAACGAGAAGTGGTTAGCTGAAATGAAGAAATTCCAAGTTGCATTTGAAGCAGCGATGGATGATGATTTTAATACAGCAAACGCAGTAACAGAATTATATAACTTAGCAAACCATGCAAATCAATATTTACTAGAAGAACATACATCAAAAGCTGTGCTTGAGGCGTATGTAAAACAGTTTGAAACATTATTTGGCATCTTAGGATTAGAATTAACAAAAGAAGAATTACTTGATGAAGAGATTGAAGTGTTAATTCAAAAACGTATTGAAGCTCGTAAAAATCGTGATTTCGCATTATCAGATCAAATTCGCGATGATTTAAAAGAGCGCAATATTATTTTAGAAGATACAGCACAAGGTACAAGATGGAAAAGAGGATAA
- a CDS encoding YusW family protein produces the protein MRILLSVLLALMLVPALTGCTAPKKETPTSDKKTTDEAKNEAPQDLKLNFNEFHLNADYQDTKKDYEAEYKSKGADKKMEGKIEDHKTDVKLTSDKAIAKLSPLLQKLTFDKNTPDQEVIDQVVDVFQLDKDYQKFDLEVVFSDGTKKEYKKEVK, from the coding sequence ATGAGAATTTTACTTTCAGTTTTATTAGCACTTATGCTAGTACCTGCGCTAACAGGTTGTACTGCACCAAAAAAGGAAACTCCAACTTCTGATAAGAAAACAACGGACGAAGCTAAAAATGAAGCACCTCAAGATTTAAAACTTAACTTTAACGAATTTCACTTAAATGCAGACTACCAAGATACGAAGAAAGATTATGAAGCGGAGTACAAAAGTAAAGGTGCAGACAAAAAGATGGAAGGAAAGATTGAGGATCACAAGACAGATGTAAAGCTAACGAGTGACAAAGCTATTGCCAAACTAAGTCCACTTCTACAAAAGTTAACATTTGATAAAAATACACCTGATCAAGAAGTAATTGATCAAGTGGTAGACGTATTCCAACTTGATAAAGACTACCAAAAATTCGACTTAGAAGTTGTGTTCTCAGATGGAACGAAGAAAGAGTATAAGAAGGAAGTAAAATAA
- a CDS encoding Mini-ribonuclease 3, with translation MIDAKQLNSLALAYMGDAVYEQYIRYHLLQKGTVRPNQLHRLGTSFVSAKAQAKVVYHFLETAFLTEEEEAVLRRGRNANSGTVPKNTDVQTYRHSTAFEALLGYHYLLNNRERLEELVYKAIDVLEVKEGGAST, from the coding sequence ATGATTGATGCAAAGCAATTGAACAGCTTAGCGTTAGCCTATATGGGTGATGCGGTATATGAACAATATATCCGCTATCACCTCCTTCAAAAAGGAACAGTTCGTCCCAATCAACTACATCGTTTAGGGACAAGCTTTGTTTCAGCAAAGGCGCAGGCGAAAGTTGTTTATCATTTTTTAGAGACAGCATTTCTAACAGAGGAAGAAGAAGCGGTACTAAGAAGAGGACGTAATGCGAATTCTGGTACTGTTCCAAAAAATACGGATGTACAAACGTATCGCCATAGTACGGCCTTCGAGGCATTGCTCGGCTATCATTATTTATTGAACAATCGTGAACGATTAGAAGAGCTTGTATATAAAGCAATTGATGTATTAGAGGTAAAAGAAGGAGGCGCATCAACATGA
- the rpmG gene encoding 50S ribosomal protein L33, whose protein sequence is MRKKVVLSCEECKNRNYSTMKDTSSVERLEIKKFCKTCNMHTVHKETK, encoded by the coding sequence ATGAGGAAAAAAGTTGTACTCTCATGTGAAGAGTGTAAGAATCGAAACTACTCCACAATGAAAGATACGAGCTCAGTAGAGCGACTTGAGATAAAGAAGTTTTGTAAAACATGCAATATGCATACAGTTCATAAGGAAACAAAATAA
- a CDS encoding peptide ABC transporter substrate-binding protein: protein MKKKFVPAVASVLGASILLTGCGNYKDDASGAKAKDKAPDKQVLNLAAGTEIRTMDTARATDTDSGQVMRNVFEGLYNLGEGNKPVPGVAKSHEVSPDKTKYTFHLRDSKWSNGTPVTAKDFVFAWQRAVDSATASEYAFLFFDIKNAKKINSKELSADQLGVKAIDDHTFEVELERPVPYFISLTAFPTFLPINEEFFKSQGDKYALEDNKLIYNGAFTLSDWKHEQSFKFKKNTNYWDKDNVKLEEINFNIVKDHSTAVNLYESKQIDRLTLTSDLVDKYRKDSNFKERPDVGVQFVRMNQKNKTLQNVNIRQAIDKSIDKKAFVNVLLNDGSLPSYSLVPKNFAKGPTGKDFREENGNLTKENTKDAQKFWKQAKQELGSDKISIELLTSDNDLSKKTGEYLKEQLEKNLEGLTINLKPQPRKQQVTLLLQGNYDIAVDGWSPDFADPITFLELFTTDNSYNLDHYSNKEFDDLIQKAKTDFAGDEKARWEALKQAEKILFKDAVISPLYQNGTTYLERSYVKGIVEVDFAGPLNFKWAKVEN, encoded by the coding sequence ATGAAAAAGAAATTTGTACCTGCTGTCGCATCTGTTTTAGGAGCAAGTATTTTATTAACAGGATGCGGTAACTATAAAGACGATGCAAGCGGAGCAAAAGCAAAAGATAAAGCACCTGATAAACAAGTATTGAACTTAGCTGCTGGTACAGAAATCCGCACAATGGATACTGCACGCGCTACAGATACTGACTCTGGTCAAGTAATGAGAAACGTATTTGAAGGTCTATATAACCTTGGTGAAGGAAACAAACCTGTGCCTGGTGTTGCAAAGTCTCATGAAGTGAGTCCGGATAAAACAAAATATACATTCCATTTACGAGATTCCAAATGGTCAAATGGTACACCCGTAACAGCGAAGGACTTCGTCTTTGCTTGGCAACGTGCAGTTGATTCAGCAACAGCTTCTGAATATGCCTTTTTATTCTTTGATATAAAAAATGCAAAAAAGATTAATAGTAAAGAGCTTTCGGCTGATCAACTTGGTGTAAAAGCAATCGACGACCACACTTTTGAAGTTGAATTAGAGCGTCCAGTTCCATACTTCATTAGCTTAACGGCATTCCCAACATTTTTACCGATTAATGAAGAATTCTTTAAATCACAAGGTGATAAATATGCATTAGAAGATAATAAGCTTATCTATAATGGAGCCTTTACATTAAGTGATTGGAAACATGAACAAAGCTTTAAGTTTAAGAAAAATACCAACTATTGGGATAAGGATAATGTGAAACTTGAAGAAATTAATTTTAATATCGTCAAAGATCATTCAACAGCCGTTAATTTATATGAATCAAAACAAATCGATCGACTTACTTTAACATCTGATCTTGTTGATAAATATCGCAAAGATAGTAACTTTAAAGAACGACCAGATGTTGGTGTACAATTCGTACGAATGAATCAAAAAAATAAAACGTTACAAAATGTAAATATCCGCCAAGCTATCGATAAATCGATAGATAAAAAGGCATTTGTAAATGTTCTCTTAAATGATGGCTCTCTTCCTTCTTATTCTCTAGTTCCAAAAAACTTTGCAAAGGGACCAACTGGAAAAGATTTCCGTGAGGAGAATGGCAATTTAACGAAAGAAAATACAAAAGATGCTCAAAAATTCTGGAAGCAAGCAAAACAAGAATTAGGTTCTGATAAAATTTCAATTGAATTATTAACAAGCGATAATGACCTTTCGAAAAAAACTGGTGAATATTTAAAAGAACAACTAGAGAAAAATCTAGAAGGCTTAACAATTAACTTGAAGCCTCAACCACGTAAACAACAAGTCACATTATTGCTACAAGGAAATTATGATATTGCTGTTGATGGCTGGAGCCCTGATTTTGCTGACCCGATTACATTCTTAGAATTATTTACAACTGATAACTCATACAACTTAGATCACTATTCTAATAAAGAATTTGATGATTTAATCCAAAAAGCAAAAACTGATTTTGCTGGTGATGAAAAAGCACGTTGGGAAGCTTTAAAACAGGCAGAAAAAATCTTATTTAAAGATGCTGTTATCTCTCCTCTCTATCAAAATGGAACAACATACTTAGAACGTTCTTATGTAAAAGGAATAGTTGAAGTTGATTTTGCAGGACCACTTAACTTCAAATGGGCAAAGGTTGAGAATTAA
- the ispF gene encoding 2-C-methyl-D-erythritol 2,4-cyclodiphosphate synthase: protein MFRIGQGFDVHEFAEGRPLIIGGITIPHEKGLLGHSDADVLLHTIADACLGAIAAGDIGKHFPDTDPAFKDADSAVLLQKVWEFVREQGYELGNLDCTIIAQKPKMAPHIENMRKRISELLETSIGNINVKATTTEKLGFTGREEGIASQAVVLLQKK, encoded by the coding sequence ATGTTTCGAATTGGACAAGGCTTTGATGTACATGAATTTGCAGAAGGTAGACCGTTAATTATCGGTGGAATTACGATTCCGCATGAAAAAGGTTTGTTAGGTCACTCAGATGCAGATGTACTATTACATACAATTGCTGATGCATGTTTAGGAGCAATTGCTGCAGGTGACATCGGAAAACATTTTCCAGATACAGATCCTGCCTTTAAGGATGCAGATTCAGCGGTGTTATTGCAAAAAGTTTGGGAGTTTGTGCGTGAACAAGGGTATGAGTTAGGTAATTTAGATTGTACAATTATTGCGCAGAAGCCGAAAATGGCACCACATATTGAAAATATGCGTAAGCGTATTAGTGAGTTATTAGAAACTTCTATAGGCAATATTAATGTGAAGGCAACAACAACTGAAAAATTAGGATTTACAGGAAGAGAAGAAGGGATTGCTTCTCAAGCAGTTGTATTATTACAGAAAAAATAG
- the gltX gene encoding glutamate--tRNA ligase, with protein MEKQVRVRYAPSPTGHLHIGNARTALFNYLFARHQDGKFIIRIEDTDVKRNVAGGEESQLKYLKWLGMDWDEGVDVGGEYGPYRQTERLDIYKKLYEDLLERGLAYKCYMTEEELEAEREGQIARGETPRYAGNHRDLTEEQIKQFEAEGRIPSIRFRVPADRDYTFKDVVKDEVAFHSNDFGDFVIVKKDGIPTYNFAVAVDDHLMEITHVLRGDDHISNTPKQMMIYEAFGWDIPQFGHMTLIVNESRKKLSKRDESIIQFIEQYQALGYLPEAIFNFIALLGWSPVGEEEIFSKDEFIEMFDAARLSKSPALFDSQKLKWMNNQYMKKQDLDAVVALSLPHLVKAGRVSENLSEQEQVWVRGVIALYHEQMSFGAEIVELSEMFFKDHVDYEEEGQEVLKGEQVPEVLRAFAAGLEALDEVEPAAIKKAIKAVQKETGHKGKNLFMPIRVATTGQTHGPELPNAIALLGKEKVLNRIRKVIG; from the coding sequence ATGGAAAAGCAAGTGAGAGTACGCTATGCGCCAAGTCCAACAGGACACTTACATATCGGAAATGCGCGTACGGCATTATTTAATTATTTATTTGCTCGTCATCAAGATGGCAAGTTTATTATTCGTATTGAAGATACTGATGTAAAACGTAATGTTGCTGGTGGTGAAGAAAGCCAATTAAAATACTTGAAATGGCTCGGTATGGACTGGGATGAAGGTGTTGATGTTGGTGGTGAATATGGACCATATCGTCAAACAGAACGTTTAGATATTTATAAAAAGTTATATGAAGATTTGCTAGAACGTGGTTTAGCTTATAAATGTTACATGACAGAAGAGGAATTAGAAGCAGAGCGTGAAGGACAAATTGCTCGTGGTGAAACACCTCGTTATGCAGGTAATCACCGTGATTTAACAGAAGAACAAATCAAGCAATTTGAAGCAGAAGGCCGCATTCCAAGTATTCGTTTCCGTGTACCAGCTGACCGCGACTACACGTTTAAGGATGTCGTAAAAGATGAAGTTGCTTTCCACTCAAATGACTTTGGTGATTTCGTTATTGTGAAAAAAGATGGTATTCCAACTTATAATTTTGCAGTAGCGGTAGATGATCATTTAATGGAAATCACACATGTTCTTCGTGGCGATGACCATATCTCTAACACACCGAAACAAATGATGATTTATGAAGCATTTGGATGGGATATCCCACAATTCGGTCATATGACATTAATCGTAAATGAGAGCCGTAAAAAATTAAGTAAACGTGATGAATCTATTATTCAATTTATTGAACAATATCAAGCGCTTGGATATCTTCCAGAAGCGATTTTTAACTTTATCGCATTACTTGGTTGGTCACCAGTAGGGGAGGAAGAAATCTTCTCTAAAGATGAGTTTATTGAAATGTTTGATGCGGCACGTTTATCAAAATCACCTGCATTATTCGATTCTCAAAAACTAAAATGGATGAACAATCAATATATGAAAAAGCAAGATCTAGATGCTGTTGTTGCATTAAGCTTACCGCATTTAGTGAAAGCTGGTCGTGTAAGTGAAAACTTAAGCGAACAAGAACAGGTTTGGGTTCGTGGTGTAATTGCTTTATACCATGAACAAATGAGCTTTGGAGCTGAAATTGTAGAGCTTTCTGAAATGTTCTTCAAAGATCATGTAGACTATGAAGAAGAAGGACAAGAAGTATTAAAAGGTGAACAAGTACCTGAAGTACTTCGTGCATTTGCAGCAGGATTAGAAGCTTTAGATGAAGTAGAACCAGCAGCAATTAAGAAGGCAATTAAAGCTGTTCAAAAAGAAACAGGTCATAAAGGCAAAAATTTATTTATGCCAATTCGTGTTGCAACTACGGGTCAAACACATGGCCCAGAACTTCCAAACGCAATTGCACTTCTTGGAAAAGAAAAAGTTTTAAATCGTATTCGTAAAGTAATTGGTTAA
- the cysE gene encoding serine O-acetyltransferase, producing the protein MFKRLREDIEVVFEQDPAARSYFEVILTYSGLHAVWAHRIAHAFYKRNFFFIARWISQVSRFFTGIEIHPGATIGRRFFIDHGMGVVIGETCEIGDNVTIYQGVTLGGTGKEKGKRHPTIQDNVLIATGAKVLGSITVGENSKIGAGSVVLKEVPAHSTVVGIPGRVVIQNGVKVGQELNHSDLPDPIFDKLKVMEAELEKLKKQLEVKVERKDENDYSHL; encoded by the coding sequence ATGTTTAAGAGGCTTCGAGAAGATATTGAAGTCGTTTTTGAACAAGATCCAGCGGCGCGAAGTTATTTCGAAGTCATTTTAACTTACTCTGGATTACATGCAGTTTGGGCACACCGAATTGCACACGCCTTTTATAAACGAAATTTTTTCTTTATTGCGCGTTGGATTTCACAAGTTAGTCGTTTTTTTACTGGTATCGAGATTCATCCAGGGGCCACAATTGGTCGCCGCTTTTTTATTGACCATGGTATGGGAGTTGTTATTGGGGAGACATGTGAAATTGGAGACAATGTAACCATTTATCAAGGAGTTACATTAGGTGGTACAGGGAAAGAAAAAGGAAAAAGGCATCCAACAATTCAAGATAATGTACTTATTGCAACTGGTGCGAAAGTACTCGGATCCATTACGGTTGGAGAGAATTCCAAAATTGGTGCAGGGTCCGTTGTGTTGAAAGAAGTTCCTGCGCATTCGACAGTTGTAGGTATACCTGGTCGTGTCGTAATTCAGAATGGAGTAAAGGTAGGTCAGGAATTAAACCATTCGGATCTTCCGGATCCAATTTTCGATAAATTGAAAGTGATGGAAGCTGAGCTTGAGAAATTAAAAAAGCAACTTGAAGTAAAAGTGGAAAGGAAGGATGAAAATGACTATTCACATTTATAA
- a CDS encoding DUF3951 domain-containing protein produces MDPLLMAVIGLPLTIVILVIIGFYKLFIKKKNITSFYTPFDNITGQTISEFHEEQKVLVAEDEDEDGDGDGKKKK; encoded by the coding sequence ATGGATCCATTACTTATGGCAGTTATAGGATTACCATTAACAATCGTAATATTAGTTATCATAGGCTTCTATAAATTATTTATAAAAAAGAAAAATATAACTTCCTTTTATACTCCATTCGATAACATTACTGGGCAAACAATTTCAGAATTTCATGAAGAGCAAAAAGTCTTAGTAGCTGAAGATGAAGATGAAGACGGGGACGGGGACGGGAAAAAGAAAAAATAA